In Saccharicrinis fermentans DSM 9555 = JCM 21142, a genomic segment contains:
- a CDS encoding efflux RND transporter permease subunit codes for MKNILSQFVKYPFYGKMVIVIFILIGGISLMNMRKATFPLVESKTITVSVSYPGATPKEMDEGVTALVENSIRGISGIKEFSSKSREGSATITVTALTGYDMDELLSDVKNAVDGISNFPASAERPIVSKGRSKDMAMFFSLTAESGNVLDLNAMANRIEDDLLASGEISQISIYGVPSNLELAIELNETQMRRYNLTFTDIKNAIANNNLDLSGGTIRNPREQIKVLSRHRSVDPEEIKQIVLKSNTDGQLIKIGDVATVNLQVPEDPSNGYIDKKPSVTFLIQKLMTEDLEAISNVLHAYIKKFNAEDNGFKLSVKMDFLTLIDGQLSILIDNGILGVILVILLLSLLLNVRLSLWVAWGIPASFLGMFIVANLMGVTINLISLFGMILIIGILVDDGVVIGENIFTHFEMGKSPRRAAIDGTMEVLPAVFTSVATTIIAFLPLFFIEGQMEMMFEMAFVVVVCLIVSLLEGVFVLPGHLANPMVLKPQNNETFYGKVRGLVDKYIFGFRNKVYAPLLNWVLKHKGLTVAGVSSMFILTFGLIGGGIISFTFFPQGPSDMFTIDLALKPGVNEEITKEKLFYIEDKVWEVNKELMEENGDTMSYITSMSTSMGSAFSGTESGTNAGMIRVFLNSLEGTQVSDELLKREISNSTLTD; via the coding sequence ATGAAAAATATATTATCACAATTTGTAAAATATCCATTCTACGGAAAAATGGTGATTGTCATCTTTATACTCATTGGCGGTATATCGTTAATGAATATGCGCAAGGCGACATTTCCGTTGGTAGAATCAAAGACCATTACTGTTTCGGTTTCTTATCCTGGAGCTACTCCTAAAGAAATGGATGAGGGGGTGACCGCCTTGGTTGAAAATAGTATAAGGGGGATTTCTGGAATCAAAGAGTTTTCCTCAAAATCAAGGGAAGGTTCGGCTACGATTACGGTGACTGCTTTAACAGGTTACGACATGGATGAACTATTGTCGGATGTGAAAAATGCGGTGGATGGGATATCAAATTTCCCAGCTTCTGCAGAACGTCCTATCGTTTCAAAAGGGCGATCGAAGGATATGGCCATGTTCTTTTCTTTGACAGCAGAGTCAGGTAATGTACTCGACTTGAATGCTATGGCCAATAGGATTGAAGATGACTTGTTGGCCAGTGGAGAAATATCTCAGATCAGTATTTATGGAGTGCCCAGCAACTTAGAGCTAGCCATAGAACTGAATGAGACACAGATGCGCAGGTATAACCTTACTTTTACTGATATAAAAAACGCCATTGCTAATAATAATTTAGATTTGTCAGGTGGTACCATTCGTAACCCAAGAGAGCAGATCAAAGTGTTGAGTCGTCATCGTTCTGTTGATCCTGAAGAGATCAAACAGATTGTGCTGAAATCGAATACGGATGGTCAGCTGATTAAAATTGGTGATGTGGCTACGGTCAACTTACAGGTTCCTGAAGATCCCAGTAATGGTTATATCGACAAAAAGCCCAGTGTTACTTTTTTGATTCAGAAATTAATGACGGAAGACCTGGAGGCTATCTCCAATGTGTTACATGCCTATATCAAAAAATTTAATGCAGAAGACAATGGGTTTAAGTTAAGTGTGAAAATGGACTTTCTAACATTGATTGATGGTCAATTATCTATACTGATAGACAATGGTATTCTCGGGGTGATTCTGGTGATTCTTCTGCTGTCTTTATTATTGAATGTGCGGTTGTCGTTATGGGTGGCCTGGGGTATTCCTGCCTCGTTCTTGGGTATGTTTATCGTGGCCAACCTTATGGGGGTCACCATTAATCTTATCAGCTTATTTGGGATGATATTGATCATTGGTATTTTGGTGGATGATGGTGTGGTTATTGGTGAAAATATTTTTACGCATTTTGAGATGGGTAAATCGCCTCGGCGTGCTGCCATTGATGGTACCATGGAGGTATTACCTGCTGTATTTACATCTGTGGCGACAACCATTATTGCTTTTCTTCCTTTGTTTTTCATAGAAGGACAAATGGAAATGATGTTTGAGATGGCTTTTGTGGTGGTGGTTTGTTTAATTGTGTCTTTGCTCGAAGGTGTTTTTGTGTTGCCTGGACACTTGGCAAACCCTATGGTTCTTAAACCTCAAAACAATGAAACATTCTATGGTAAGGTTCGGGGCTTGGTTGATAAATATATATTCGGATTTAGGAATAAGGTCTATGCGCCTTTGTTAAATTGGGTACTTAAGCATAAAGGCTTGACAGTTGCTGGTGTATCATCCATGTTTATTCTCACTTTTGGATTAATTGGGGGCGGTATCATTTCCTTTACCTTTTTCCCACAAGGTCCTTCTGATATGTTTACCATTGATTTGGCTCTAAAGCCTGGAGTAAATGAAGAGATAACCAAAGAAAAGCTCTTTTATATTGAGGATAAGGTGTGGGAGGTGAATAAGGAATTGATGGAGGAGAATGGGGATACTATGTCCTATATCACATCGATGAGCACTAGTATGGGAAGTGCGTTCAGTGGAACGGAGTCTGGTACCAATGCTGGAATGATTCGTGTTTTCCTGAACTCGCTAGAAGGTACTCAGGTTTCGGATGAGTTACTTAAAAGAGAAATTTCTAATTCTACTTTAACAGATTAA
- a CDS encoding efflux RND transporter periplasmic adaptor subunit, with product MKTKFFYGLLSVLLIAIAIGVSGFLIKTKPVPKKDETKHNEMYVKTDQVKYVDVKADMTYRGRVTAYDNVSLAAEVSGRIMKGDVRFKAGERFRKGDVIVRIYSEDIQASLKSGKSSFLQTLSTILPDLKVDYPQEFEKWNNFFKAVDPARGLPDLPEANSDKEKVFLASTGVLSGYYSLQQQEIQLKRYTIRAPFNGSFKTVSKEIGAVASPGSELATIICSDKLEVVVPVFPSDLKWMKKGDEVKISNIAGIEESAIISRISDFIVDQSVNVYLSYDASGKNNIIEGAYVDAVFSGTKVPGFEIPREAIVDKSFVYELVGNKLQKTPIEIIRQLEDMTIISGVEESKLIVTESLASVNPNMEYLPR from the coding sequence ATGAAGACAAAATTCTTTTACGGACTATTAAGTGTTCTGCTAATTGCCATTGCCATTGGGGTTTCTGGTTTTTTAATAAAAACGAAACCTGTGCCAAAAAAAGATGAAACAAAACACAATGAGATGTACGTTAAAACGGATCAGGTTAAATATGTAGATGTTAAAGCTGATATGACTTATAGAGGGCGTGTAACCGCTTATGATAATGTTTCCTTGGCAGCAGAGGTTAGCGGTAGAATTATGAAAGGTGATGTTCGTTTCAAAGCAGGTGAGCGCTTTAGAAAAGGTGATGTAATTGTACGCATCTATAGCGAGGATATTCAGGCCTCTTTAAAATCGGGTAAGAGTAGCTTTCTGCAAACACTTTCTACTATATTACCAGATTTGAAGGTTGATTACCCGCAGGAATTTGAAAAGTGGAACAATTTTTTTAAAGCAGTGGATCCAGCTAGGGGATTGCCCGATCTTCCGGAAGCAAATTCCGATAAAGAGAAGGTGTTTTTGGCTTCTACCGGTGTGCTGTCCGGTTATTACAGCTTGCAGCAGCAGGAAATACAACTGAAACGCTACACCATCAGAGCCCCTTTTAATGGTAGCTTTAAAACAGTAAGTAAGGAGATTGGGGCAGTTGCAAGTCCTGGTTCGGAGTTGGCAACAATTATTTGTTCCGACAAATTAGAGGTGGTAGTTCCTGTGTTTCCCAGCGATCTGAAATGGATGAAGAAGGGCGATGAAGTTAAAATAAGTAATATAGCAGGAATAGAAGAAAGTGCGATTATATCTCGCATTTCTGATTTTATTGTGGACCAATCAGTCAATGTATATCTTAGCTATGATGCTTCCGGTAAAAATAATATTATAGAAGGAGCCTATGTTGATGCGGTGTTTAGCGGAACAAAAGTGCCCGGCTTTGAAATACCTCGCGAAGCGATTGTGGATAAGTCTTTTGTGTATGAGTTGGTGGGTAATAAGTTACAGAAAACACCCATAGAGATTATTCGTCAATTGGAGGATATGACCATTATTTCCGGTGTTGAAGAATCAAAGCTGATTGTTACTGAATCACTGGCTTCTGTGAATCCTAATATGGAATATTTACCCAGATAA
- a CDS encoding sensor histidine kinase — protein sequence MIKIKRTLWLPIIIWLSLFLFTFNIANYFQSAAYAAINAAYETIVNVITYYFTALYLFPRYYKSGRAFFWISLFSVATLSLLFYFIDIYTIPNIERPNTNRPPEIFHFLRYFFNLGFVFFVATSLSLMEQTNKLRESGKILTKEKLETELKLLKAQINPHFIFNALNNIYSLTYMQSKNAPESVLKLSDMLRYVFYDCSKDRVPISAEIQYIENFSAFQQMKSDFTQHIKMETALNYSNIEIAPMLFIPFIENAFKYSRIEESEEAFVHIFIKNKANKLHFSIANNISNIKPTSGSGMGINNVKHRLNIIYPNRYDLSIDESENIFKVDLKLDV from the coding sequence ATGATAAAAATAAAACGTACATTGTGGCTGCCTATTATCATCTGGCTGTCTCTATTCCTATTTACTTTTAACATTGCCAACTACTTTCAGAGTGCAGCATATGCGGCTATCAATGCTGCCTATGAAACCATTGTAAACGTCATTACCTATTATTTTACTGCCCTATATCTTTTTCCTCGCTATTACAAAAGCGGGAGAGCTTTCTTTTGGATATCCCTATTTTCGGTAGCAACCTTGTCCCTTCTTTTTTACTTCATCGATATTTACACCATCCCGAATATTGAAAGACCAAATACCAATAGGCCTCCCGAAATATTTCATTTTTTGCGCTATTTCTTTAATCTTGGCTTTGTTTTTTTTGTAGCCACTTCCTTAAGTTTAATGGAGCAAACCAATAAATTAAGAGAATCAGGCAAAATACTTACCAAAGAAAAACTAGAAACAGAGCTCAAACTTTTAAAAGCTCAGATAAATCCCCACTTCATTTTCAATGCCTTAAATAATATTTATTCACTAACCTACATGCAGTCTAAAAATGCACCAGAAAGCGTTTTAAAACTATCAGATATGTTACGCTATGTCTTTTATGATTGCAGCAAAGACAGGGTTCCTATCTCAGCAGAGATACAATACATTGAGAATTTTTCTGCATTTCAACAGATGAAATCAGACTTTACACAGCATATAAAAATGGAGACTGCACTCAATTACTCCAATATTGAAATAGCGCCCATGCTTTTTATTCCTTTTATTGAAAATGCATTCAAGTATAGCAGAATAGAAGAGAGTGAAGAAGCATTCGTCCACATCTTCATCAAAAACAAAGCAAACAAACTACACTTTTCCATTGCAAACAATATATCTAACATTAAACCCACCTCCGGCAGTGGCATGGGAATTAACAATGTAAAACATCGCCTGAATATCATTTATCCCAATAGGTATGATCTGTCTATTGACGAGAGTGAAAACATATTCAAAGTTGATTTAAAGCTGGACGTATAG
- a CDS encoding LytR/AlgR family response regulator transcription factor produces the protein MKIKCLVIDDERLAREYLKNYIGKIPELELLGDFNSPLKATELIKKGDVDLIFIDIQMPDITGIDFIRSLSNKPEIIFTTAYQEYALEGFNLNVTDYLLKPFSFDRFFQAVNKVIDKLENQSNTNEQSHLVEQSLTSYAEDYLTIRADRKLYKINFSDIKYIEGQKAYVTFHTDKKRITALASLKELEEALPSNHFIRIHKSFIVSIHEILSLEGNMMEVGEVKLPVGKIYKEAVLKVFGVE, from the coding sequence ATGAAAATAAAATGCCTGGTAATAGATGATGAACGCTTAGCGCGAGAATATTTAAAAAATTACATCGGGAAAATTCCTGAATTGGAATTATTGGGCGATTTCAATTCACCATTAAAAGCTACGGAACTAATTAAAAAAGGTGACGTCGATTTGATTTTTATAGATATACAAATGCCCGATATCACTGGCATTGATTTTATACGTAGTTTATCCAACAAACCAGAGATCATCTTCACCACAGCCTATCAGGAATACGCATTGGAAGGATTTAATCTAAATGTGACCGATTACTTACTGAAACCTTTTTCTTTCGATCGTTTTTTTCAGGCGGTCAACAAAGTCATTGACAAACTTGAAAACCAGTCAAACACAAACGAACAATCTCATTTAGTTGAGCAATCACTTACTTCCTATGCCGAAGACTATCTGACCATACGTGCGGACCGAAAATTATACAAAATAAATTTCAGCGATATCAAATACATCGAAGGACAAAAAGCTTATGTGACTTTTCATACCGATAAAAAACGAATTACAGCACTGGCTTCATTAAAAGAATTAGAAGAAGCCTTGCCCTCCAATCATTTTATCCGCATACATAAATCCTTCATTGTTTCCATTCACGAAATACTTTCTTTGGAGGGAAATATGATGGAAGTAGGTGAGGTAAAACTACCTGTTGGTAAAATATACAAAGAAGCAGTGCTAAAAGTGTTTGGTGTAGAATAA
- a CDS encoding MATE family efflux transporter, with protein MNKTIDLTTGPIFKQLLKLALPIIGTSLMQMAYSLTDMIWLGHVGSKAVASVGAAGFFVWLGISVLLTTRVGAEIGVSQALGKKDKEEATKYARHALFWALILSIILSLSVLVFAAELMNVFQLSKGEVEDGAVGYLRIVSIGFVFTFMNPTFQGIYNGLGNSKLPFYYLLIGLGLNMALDPLLIFGLGVIPPLKVLGAATATVIAQAVVFAIFTYRFVWKKEIMDPLFKQFKLSKEITRKLFKLGAPVAIESSLFAIFALILARMITQWGDMPIAVQSVGAQIEALSWMTSSGFATALGSFTGQNFGAGNWNRIRKGYFTTLGVGVFLGAIVTLSFLIFGRQIFSLFLPEPEPLQMGITYLKILALSQVFMILEIITRGAFNGIGQTVPPSAIGIIFTGSRVPAGYILSSAKLLGMYGIWWAISLSSIVKGIISMSWFLILLNKKSGKTRKNRLISFIPNRLRQQVMVDKE; from the coding sequence ATGAACAAGACCATCGATTTAACAACAGGCCCCATATTTAAGCAGTTACTAAAACTAGCACTTCCCATCATCGGCACCTCTTTGATGCAGATGGCTTATAGTCTGACCGATATGATATGGCTGGGCCATGTTGGAAGCAAAGCAGTGGCTTCGGTTGGTGCTGCCGGTTTTTTTGTATGGCTCGGAATCTCAGTATTACTAACCACCAGAGTTGGAGCCGAAATTGGGGTATCACAAGCCTTGGGAAAAAAAGACAAGGAAGAAGCGACCAAATATGCACGTCACGCACTCTTCTGGGCACTTATACTATCTATCATCCTATCGCTTTCTGTTCTTGTATTTGCAGCTGAACTAATGAATGTCTTCCAACTCTCGAAGGGAGAGGTTGAAGATGGTGCAGTAGGATACCTAAGGATCGTTTCGATAGGCTTTGTCTTTACCTTTATGAACCCCACCTTTCAAGGGATATATAACGGTCTTGGAAACAGCAAACTACCATTTTACTATCTACTTATTGGACTGGGACTTAACATGGCACTCGATCCGCTATTGATCTTTGGGTTAGGAGTCATACCTCCATTGAAAGTACTCGGTGCTGCCACTGCAACCGTAATAGCACAAGCTGTTGTATTTGCCATTTTCACATATCGCTTTGTTTGGAAAAAAGAGATCATGGATCCGCTATTCAAACAATTCAAACTGAGCAAAGAGATCACCCGAAAACTATTTAAACTAGGGGCTCCCGTGGCCATTGAAAGTAGTTTGTTTGCTATATTTGCATTGATACTGGCCAGAATGATCACCCAATGGGGCGATATGCCCATTGCAGTACAAAGCGTTGGTGCTCAAATAGAAGCTTTATCATGGATGACTTCATCAGGTTTTGCTACCGCACTGGGCAGTTTTACTGGACAAAACTTTGGAGCAGGCAATTGGAACAGAATCAGAAAAGGCTACTTCACAACTCTGGGTGTCGGTGTATTTCTGGGGGCTATCGTCACCCTTTCTTTTCTTATATTTGGCCGACAAATTTTCTCCCTTTTTCTACCAGAACCGGAACCTTTACAAATGGGCATCACTTATTTAAAAATATTAGCCCTTTCGCAAGTATTTATGATTCTTGAAATCATTACTCGTGGCGCATTCAACGGCATTGGCCAAACAGTGCCTCCTTCCGCCATAGGCATCATTTTTACCGGATCACGTGTGCCAGCTGGCTACATTCTATCCTCAGCCAAGCTACTGGGCATGTACGGTATCTGGTGGGCCATCAGTCTCTCCAGCATAGTTAAAGGAATCATTTCCATGAGTTGGTTCTTGATATTACTAAACAAAAAATCTGGTAAAACACGAAAAAACAGACTAATCAGCTTTATCCCCAACAGACTAAGGCAACAGGTGATGGTCGACAAAGAGTAA
- a CDS encoding carbohydrate-binding protein: protein MIRSFKIATVMVAVVAAFVQSTNAQRPYFDKNKDLLMAQFDLKPDEDDVHSAAALGCMLQHSSFEGVNYYAVAGAYGTQNGTFVTEALPDLYNLLFGQEDVKWTNADKHWNTSVNWIKTKVQPVLDAGGKVFVQESGQSDITYDWCKALIDEGISTDVIKQNVVVVQHSDWNEDQTTDSKLAWVKANTNYYRIEDGNSNNATPGFNSKNVEWLNTAINITNPNVLARTYWTNAKQVCDNYNASWENPTIGAGGVDFSDCVENWWIFDLSGEISNIATFWNKYVVNTDSNSTPVAQAPYGGSVNIIPGILEAEEFDDGGEGLAYHDTSEGNSGPGIMREDESVDIESRNGAINVGWTTDGEWLEYTVDVTSGYYDIEVNVAAISAGKAIALSLDGNEIGNIDCPNTGDWGTFETVKLSRVMLNGGQEQILRATFVGGGVNLNWLKFTLVDDGGIETESVSLSPINDAYLQGSTAFNNSIIRIEANKRVGYLMYDLSSINGTMTSAQLRLTCVEDNGNGTVNVNLGNGTDWTESSLSATNAPVQGELLASLNTSYSLGDVYVWDLDVSKFVAGGKLSLVLSQINGNDFAVAAKENAAEEPQLIISYTSLKSGSGVHTEVGSNDDMELNAPFVYPNPLNGTSLHINTNSNNETVEVRIIDLTGKSVYQQITNKENITVDANVFSSGIYLVQIKNNQKVSTTKLLVNE, encoded by the coding sequence ATGATTAGATCATTTAAGATTGCAACAGTAATGGTAGCTGTTGTTGCAGCATTCGTTCAGAGTACGAATGCACAACGCCCTTATTTTGATAAAAATAAGGATTTATTAATGGCTCAATTTGATTTAAAACCAGACGAAGATGATGTGCATTCTGCTGCAGCATTGGGGTGTATGTTACAGCACTCTAGTTTTGAGGGAGTGAATTATTATGCAGTGGCAGGCGCTTATGGAACACAGAATGGAACTTTTGTTACTGAAGCATTGCCTGATTTGTATAATTTACTTTTTGGGCAAGAGGATGTAAAGTGGACCAATGCAGATAAGCATTGGAATACTTCTGTTAATTGGATAAAAACGAAGGTGCAGCCTGTGTTAGATGCTGGAGGAAAGGTATTTGTGCAAGAGTCAGGTCAGTCTGATATTACCTATGATTGGTGTAAGGCTTTGATTGATGAAGGTATATCGACTGATGTTATTAAGCAGAATGTTGTGGTTGTTCAGCATAGTGATTGGAACGAAGATCAAACCACCGATAGTAAATTGGCGTGGGTGAAGGCCAATACGAATTATTATAGGATTGAGGATGGAAATTCAAATAATGCGACACCAGGTTTTAATAGTAAGAATGTTGAATGGTTAAATACTGCAATAAACATAACTAATCCCAACGTGTTAGCTAGGACTTACTGGACGAATGCTAAGCAGGTGTGCGATAATTATAATGCTTCATGGGAGAATCCTACCATTGGGGCAGGGGGTGTTGATTTTTCAGATTGTGTAGAAAACTGGTGGATCTTTGATTTGTCGGGAGAGATAAGTAATATAGCTACTTTTTGGAATAAATATGTGGTAAATACAGATAGCAATTCAACTCCTGTAGCGCAAGCACCATACGGCGGAAGTGTGAATATAATTCCGGGGATCCTGGAAGCAGAGGAGTTTGATGATGGAGGAGAGGGGCTTGCTTACCATGATACTTCGGAAGGAAATAGTGGACCGGGTATTATGCGTGAAGATGAAAGTGTGGATATAGAAAGTAGAAATGGTGCCATTAATGTTGGATGGACTACTGATGGAGAGTGGCTTGAATATACTGTTGACGTAACAAGTGGTTATTATGATATTGAGGTTAATGTTGCAGCTATTTCTGCAGGTAAAGCCATTGCCCTAAGTTTAGATGGTAATGAAATAGGGAATATTGATTGCCCCAATACAGGTGATTGGGGTACTTTTGAAACTGTGAAATTATCGCGAGTTATGCTGAATGGAGGGCAGGAGCAGATATTACGAGCTACATTTGTTGGTGGGGGAGTAAATTTAAACTGGCTTAAGTTTACGTTGGTTGATGATGGAGGAATAGAGACTGAGTCGGTAAGCCTTTCGCCTATTAATGATGCTTATCTGCAGGGAAGTACTGCATTTAATAATTCGATTATTCGTATTGAAGCGAATAAACGGGTAGGATACTTGATGTACGATTTAAGCAGTATAAATGGAACGATGACAAGCGCCCAATTAAGACTTACTTGTGTGGAGGATAATGGCAATGGTACTGTCAATGTTAATTTGGGAAATGGAACTGACTGGACGGAGTCTTCTCTTTCAGCAACCAACGCGCCTGTTCAAGGTGAATTATTGGCAAGCCTAAACACGAGCTACTCACTGGGGGATGTTTATGTTTGGGATCTGGATGTTTCTAAATTTGTGGCAGGAGGTAAGTTGAGCCTTGTTTTGTCGCAGATTAATGGAAATGATTTTGCTGTTGCTGCGAAAGAAAATGCTGCGGAAGAACCTCAATTGATTATTTCGTATACTTCTTTAAAATCGGGCAGTGGTGTTCATACTGAGGTAGGAAGCAATGACGACATGGAGCTAAATGCACCATTTGTTTATCCGAATCCTTTAAATGGAACTTCTCTTCATATTAATACCAATAGTAACAATGAGACTGTGGAGGTTCGAATCATAGATCTGACGGGGAAAAGTGTTTATCAGCAAATAACGAATAAAGAAAATATTACTGTAGATGCCAATGTTTTTAGTTCGGGAATTTACCTGGTACAAATTAAAAATAACCAAAAAGTAAGTACTACAAAGTTACTTGTAAATGAGTAA
- a CDS encoding winged helix-turn-helix transcriptional regulator yields MEKSYCPIDTFINVIKGKRKGTVILHLFQGRKRYNELSKLLPDISERMLTKQLRELEDDGLIGRTVFPEVPPRVEYHLTELGKQIHPVLKGMYKGGLLFEATIQDE; encoded by the coding sequence ATGGAAAAAAGTTATTGTCCTATTGATACGTTTATCAATGTGATCAAAGGAAAGCGTAAGGGGACCGTTATTTTACATCTTTTTCAAGGGCGTAAAAGGTATAATGAACTATCTAAGTTGCTGCCCGATATTAGTGAGCGCATGCTTACAAAACAGTTGAGGGAGTTGGAAGATGATGGGTTAATTGGCCGTACTGTATTTCCGGAAGTTCCTCCTAGGGTAGAATACCATTTGACTGAGCTGGGTAAACAAATACATCCGGTTTTAAAAGGAATGTATAAGGGAGGACTTCTTTTTGAGGCCACGATACAGGATGAATAA
- a CDS encoding YhdH/YhfP family quinone oxidoreductase has protein sequence MENNHSTFKAFRVEEINDRYTTSIKEMAFESLQKGEILVKVAYSSLNYKDALSSIGNKGVTRKYPHTPGIDAAGVVEESHSELFAVGDPVIVTSYELGMNHPGGFAEYIQVPDSWAVAMPKNMNAYTAMSYGTAGFTAALSVFRLLHNGQTPAMGPVAVTGALGGVGSIACQILNKIGFEVIAANYEMASHKDIEKIGAQSQIDRSISDDQSGRPMLKAQWAGAIDVVGGNTLTTMIKGCQPLGNVTTCGNIGSGDLEMTVYPFILRGVSLLGIDSQNCPMDIRQKVWNLLASDWSIDFDPDLIHESSLETLQDRINLMLEKKSKGRVVVKI, from the coding sequence ATGGAGAATAATCATTCAACATTCAAAGCTTTCCGCGTGGAAGAAATAAACGATCGTTATACCACTTCTATTAAAGAAATGGCTTTTGAGAGCCTACAGAAAGGTGAGATTCTTGTGAAGGTTGCATACAGCTCACTAAATTATAAGGATGCACTATCAAGCATTGGCAACAAAGGTGTTACCCGAAAATACCCACACACCCCGGGCATCGATGCTGCAGGGGTGGTGGAAGAAAGCCATAGCGAATTATTTGCTGTAGGAGATCCGGTGATTGTAACCAGCTACGAACTGGGCATGAACCATCCAGGTGGTTTCGCAGAATACATCCAGGTTCCCGATTCATGGGCCGTTGCCATGCCCAAAAACATGAATGCATATACAGCGATGAGTTATGGGACTGCAGGATTTACAGCAGCTCTATCTGTCTTTCGTCTGCTACACAATGGACAAACTCCAGCAATGGGACCAGTAGCGGTAACTGGAGCCTTGGGCGGCGTAGGAAGTATCGCTTGCCAAATATTAAACAAAATAGGTTTTGAGGTTATTGCAGCCAATTACGAAATGGCATCCCACAAAGACATTGAGAAGATTGGTGCCCAATCTCAGATAGATCGAAGCATTTCGGATGATCAATCAGGCAGACCCATGCTCAAAGCACAGTGGGCCGGCGCCATAGATGTAGTAGGTGGCAACACACTTACCACTATGATCAAAGGTTGTCAACCATTGGGCAATGTGACCACCTGTGGAAATATTGGATCCGGAGATCTGGAGATGACAGTTTACCCCTTCATACTGAGAGGTGTCAGTCTCTTAGGTATCGATTCTCAAAACTGCCCCATGGATATCCGTCAGAAAGTATGGAATCTATTAGCCAGCGATTGGTCTATTGATTTTGATCCCGATTTGATCCACGAATCATCACTGGAAACACTTCAAGACCGTATCAACCTGATGCTGGAAAAGAAAAGCAAAGGTCGTGTTGTGGTAAAAATATAA
- a CDS encoding outer membrane protein assembly factor BamD has protein sequence MKKITLVIFLLTNLYLFNSCKEVISNNNNPNNTPVESKELIKNKLCSPKELITKAQEYYDNKEYSKSLAMLAELEERYPDSEECKKGITIEGLSSTSNIQTEKAINATMNKIEGETKNREKSKSSYNHVLAIEISSNNLNEKVIEDRKCQTNIWFEGSNIVVSGYLAEKSYYKILSTGTFMDSKYYEVKTDLQESTFLFDDKSNSVVWQRIKHDNSGVHVYFENK, from the coding sequence ATGAAAAAAATCACTCTAGTCATATTTTTACTTACTAATTTATATCTTTTTAATAGTTGTAAAGAAGTAATTTCAAACAATAACAACCCTAATAATACTCCTGTAGAATCAAAGGAGCTTATTAAAAACAAGTTATGTTCTCCTAAAGAATTAATAACTAAAGCCCAAGAGTATTATGACAACAAAGAATATTCTAAGAGCTTAGCAATGCTTGCTGAATTAGAGGAAAGGTATCCTGATAGTGAAGAGTGTAAAAAAGGAATAACAATTGAGGGATTATCAAGCACTTCAAATATTCAAACCGAAAAAGCAATCAATGCCACAATGAATAAGATTGAAGGCGAAACTAAGAACAGAGAAAAATCTAAAAGTTCATACAACCATGTATTAGCAATAGAAATAAGCTCTAATAACTTAAATGAAAAGGTTATTGAAGATAGAAAGTGTCAAACAAATATTTGGTTTGAGGGAAGTAATATTGTTGTTAGTGGATATCTTGCAGAAAAATCTTATTATAAAATACTTTCAACAGGCACTTTTATGGACTCAAAATACTATGAAGTTAAGACCGACCTACAAGAGTCAACATTTCTTTTTGATGACAAATCAAATTCGGTTGTATGGCAACGAATAAAACATGACAATTCAGGGGTTCATGTGTATTTTGAAAATAAATAG
- a CDS encoding recombinase family protein codes for MKIGYARVSTKDQKLELQIEALEKYGCELIFKETKSALKERPELHL; via the coding sequence ATGAAGATTGGATATGCAAGAGTTTCTACAAAGGACCAAAAATTAGAATTACAGATTGAAGCTTTAGAAAAATATGGTTGTGAGCTAATATTCAAGGAAACGAAAAGTGCACTGAAGGAACGTCCGGAATTGCATCTTTAG